The proteins below are encoded in one region of Pseudomonas putida S13.1.2:
- a CDS encoding chemotaxis protein CheW, which produces MKKSSAQGSEDPILQWVTFRLDNESYGINVMQVQEVLRYTEIAPVPGAPSYVLGIINLRGNVVTVIDTRQRFGLMPTEVTDNTRIVIIEADKQVVGILVDSVAEVVYLRQSEIETAPNVGNEESAKFIQGVCNKNGELLILVELDKMMTEEEWSELENI; this is translated from the coding sequence ATGAAAAAGTCGTCTGCACAAGGTTCCGAAGATCCGATCCTGCAGTGGGTTACCTTCCGTCTGGACAACGAGTCCTACGGCATCAACGTGATGCAGGTACAAGAAGTGCTGCGCTACACCGAGATCGCCCCGGTGCCGGGTGCGCCAAGCTACGTGCTGGGCATTATCAACCTGCGCGGCAACGTAGTGACGGTGATCGACACCCGTCAGCGTTTTGGCCTGATGCCGACCGAAGTCACCGACAACACCCGTATCGTCATCATCGAAGCCGACAAGCAAGTGGTCGGCATCCTGGTCGATAGCGTGGCCGAGGTGGTGTACCTGCGTCAGTCCGAAATCGAAACCGCGCCGAACGTGGGTAACGAAGAGTCGGCCAAGTTCATCCAGGGCGTGTGCAACAAGAATGGCGAACTGCTGATCCTGGTCGAGCTGGACAAGATGATGACCGAGGAAGAGTGGTCCGAGCTGGAGAATATCTGA
- a CDS encoding CheW domain-containing protein gives MTQTRHTSTRPQMALQSYLDGLLQEATEAEDLLEPPAAPDEFAEAVREEQARDARQPARPVPAEAPASLAPRPFAEPRLAVLPSVMPVEAPVVTVVEQEVIAEAAIPVLVEEQTVEPAMPLVDVHLPAPNLPVPPATVDGRPVWAAEPFECLLFDVAGLTLAVPLVCLGSIYNLAGQELTPLFGQPDWFLGILTCQAGNLKVLDTARWVMPDRYRDDFRQGLNYVISVQGYEWGLAVHQVSRSLRLDPSEIKWRSQRGQRPWLAGTVIEHMCALLDVAALAELIASGAVKQMHAKQK, from the coding sequence ATGACCCAGACCCGACACACCAGCACCCGGCCACAGATGGCCCTGCAGTCGTACCTCGACGGCCTGCTGCAGGAGGCCACCGAAGCCGAAGACCTGTTGGAACCGCCAGCCGCGCCGGACGAGTTCGCCGAGGCGGTGCGCGAGGAACAGGCACGCGATGCCCGTCAGCCGGCCCGACCGGTGCCCGCCGAAGCCCCTGCCAGCCTTGCCCCACGGCCGTTCGCCGAACCTAGGCTGGCGGTGTTGCCCAGCGTGATGCCGGTAGAAGCGCCGGTGGTGACGGTGGTCGAGCAGGAGGTGATCGCCGAGGCCGCCATCCCGGTGCTGGTCGAAGAACAAACCGTGGAACCGGCAATGCCGCTGGTCGATGTGCACCTGCCGGCGCCCAACCTGCCGGTGCCGCCGGCCACCGTCGACGGCCGCCCGGTGTGGGCGGCCGAGCCGTTCGAATGCCTGTTGTTCGACGTCGCCGGCCTCACCCTGGCGGTGCCGTTGGTGTGCCTGGGGTCGATCTACAACCTGGCCGGTCAGGAGCTGACGCCGCTGTTCGGCCAGCCTGACTGGTTCCTCGGCATCCTGACCTGCCAGGCCGGCAACCTGAAGGTGCTGGACACCGCCCGTTGGGTAATGCCCGACCGTTACCGCGACGACTTTCGTCAAGGCCTGAATTACGTGATTTCCGTGCAGGGCTACGAATGGGGGTTGGCCGTGCACCAGGTCAGCCGCTCGCTGCGCCTGGACCCGTCCGAGATCAAGTGGCGTAGCCAGCGTGGCCAGCGGCCTTGGCTGGCCGGCACGGTGATTGAACATATGTGTGCACTGCTCGACGTCGCGGCACTGGCCGAGCTGATCGCCAGCGGCGCGGTCAAGCAGATGCACGCCAAACAGAAATGA
- the motD gene encoding flagellar motor protein MotD: MRRRRHTEEHENHERWLVSYADFITLLFAFFVVMYSISSINEGKYKVISQALLGVFNDPERSMKPIPIGDEQPLSVRPAEPLVKDSEQTEAGLAATNVDPLKTISDDVRDAFGDLINSNQMTVRGNELWIEIELNSSLLFGSGDAMPSDKAFAIIEKVANIIKPFANPVHVEGFTDNLPIRTAQYPTNWELSSARAASIVRLLAMEGVNPARMASVGYGEYQPVAGNDTADGRARNRRVVLVISRNLEVRRSLTGSGSAHATPDAALRRAGTQSAPPTPATVAGQ, from the coding sequence ATGCGTCGCCGTCGTCACACCGAGGAACACGAAAACCACGAACGCTGGCTGGTGTCGTACGCCGACTTCATCACCTTGCTGTTCGCCTTTTTTGTGGTGATGTACTCGATTTCCTCGATCAACGAGGGCAAGTACAAGGTCATTTCCCAGGCCTTGCTGGGGGTGTTCAACGACCCTGAGCGCAGCATGAAACCGATCCCCATCGGCGATGAGCAGCCGTTGAGCGTGCGCCCGGCAGAGCCGCTGGTCAAAGACAGCGAGCAGACCGAGGCGGGCCTGGCGGCGACCAATGTGGACCCGTTGAAAACCATCAGCGATGACGTGCGCGATGCCTTTGGCGACCTGATCAACAGCAACCAGATGACCGTGCGCGGCAACGAGTTGTGGATCGAGATCGAGCTGAATTCATCGCTGCTGTTCGGCAGTGGCGATGCCATGCCCAGCGACAAGGCGTTTGCCATCATCGAGAAGGTGGCCAATATCATCAAGCCGTTCGCCAACCCGGTGCATGTCGAAGGCTTCACCGACAACCTGCCAATCCGCACAGCGCAGTACCCGACCAACTGGGAGCTGTCGTCGGCGCGGGCGGCGAGCATCGTACGCCTGCTGGCCATGGAAGGGGTCAACCCGGCGCGCATGGCCTCGGTGGGTTATGGCGAGTACCAGCCGGTGGCCGGCAATGACACCGCCGACGGTCGCGCGCGTAATCGCCGGGTGGTGCTGGTCATTTCCCGTAACCTGGAAGTGCGCCGCAGCCTGACCGGCTCGGGCAGTGCCCATGCCACGCCCGATGCCGCATTGCGCCGGGCTGGCACACAAAGTGCACCGCCAACGCCAGCAACGGTGGCGGGGCAGTGA
- a CDS encoding dermonecrotic toxin domain-containing protein — protein sequence MTTRYLNDKGVQYVRDSLATFPRPDQAAAAAIRHWAGTHGLTLDPDTTEAVTLHYQFDPARGWVGVITEKMTLTQAVLANWQGESSSNLIGAALGKPWGGALPEGPLTIVDALRGQGLIHYGAEYSVYNGLFRQTGNADYSARTHVQLPAEAFQAFIWQLDFHHHYKANLDRYWAEGLDTYRKAAKISFITACNKQVSEGSLSDAGRRLAWQAAGLELPGPALLANGKPSRKPRIRASLLNVYGYVSTDLLCLQDTVSALTLLYVPGNASPLHEFSDQAQMQDWLAGQCQDPRKREAVQAHFALADREDGLSYSGLHTALSGLGCYPQPYHLDSNRAGFTTEGIWSPRDYINYKPTTYSPPLSEDLFLALARRHKQRSYRDADFIVTSNSDVTKAKWRGYLDASINLLAPLALVVPELAPLFAAAGAAQFGLGLDQAINAKHAQAKAEGVSNAVFGLLNAVPLIHAGVTRAPALFGFKYDGFVVPSRINEQLGYPLSPLYPPKLPLAAAAEVEDYFHLPGTVAPLPGADPLVAGAVLRTPRYNGMPDTLSASIDDYFVDVVYDVAADAFILESDLNEVDPTYFQAAPGSRDLVPVTVGRRTVSNEMRANTLRALGIDLQLPVQLPLPAADTLRPIPRQILNIWVGNRVIEDTLLANLARNAELIRGSGYTLRLYLSTRTPTAYQENLRLLADRVPDVRVLPLEDQPFYARFRASDNYLQYAAAIDGNGGVASNYASASDILRYALLEAEGGLYLDVDDSLLAAGERPATPEGTAQAEPGEALVDVELSTSHDGLLLYPPMANETMGMRCLYNNSMIGSHPGNPTLRAILEEMHARYLDEPSFYDSKPLAETDRAGFYRYATTLSRLTGPQLLSDVIDQRLPVLRVMRQVTNLYAIRRINAYPVVDLPAVQAAQRQLLPLNRVARVGAYGSWARP from the coding sequence ATGACCACCCGTTATCTCAATGACAAAGGCGTGCAGTACGTGCGTGACAGCCTGGCGACGTTCCCCCGCCCTGACCAGGCCGCCGCCGCCGCTATCCGACACTGGGCCGGCACCCACGGCCTGACGCTCGACCCGGACACCACCGAGGCAGTCACCCTGCATTACCAGTTTGACCCGGCCCGCGGCTGGGTCGGCGTTATCACCGAAAAGATGACCCTGACCCAGGCCGTGCTGGCCAACTGGCAGGGCGAATCCAGTAGCAACCTGATCGGTGCAGCGCTCGGTAAGCCTTGGGGCGGCGCTCTTCCCGAGGGCCCGCTGACCATCGTCGATGCGCTGCGTGGCCAGGGCCTGATTCACTATGGCGCCGAGTACTCGGTGTACAACGGCCTGTTCCGCCAGACCGGCAACGCCGACTACAGTGCCCGCACCCACGTGCAACTGCCTGCCGAAGCGTTCCAGGCGTTCATCTGGCAGCTGGACTTCCATCACCACTACAAGGCGAACCTGGACCGCTACTGGGCCGAGGGCCTGGATACCTACCGCAAGGCAGCGAAAATCAGCTTCATCACCGCCTGCAACAAGCAGGTCAGCGAAGGCAGCCTCAGCGATGCCGGGCGCAGGTTGGCCTGGCAAGCTGCCGGGCTGGAACTGCCAGGCCCGGCGCTGCTTGCGAACGGCAAGCCCAGCCGCAAGCCGCGGATTCGCGCCAGCCTGCTCAATGTCTATGGTTACGTCAGCACCGACCTGCTGTGCCTGCAGGACACCGTCAGCGCGCTGACCCTGCTGTACGTCCCCGGTAACGCGTCGCCATTGCATGAGTTCAGCGACCAGGCGCAGATGCAGGACTGGCTCGCCGGGCAGTGCCAGGACCCGCGCAAGCGCGAAGCCGTGCAAGCGCACTTCGCCCTCGCTGACCGCGAGGACGGGTTGAGCTACAGCGGCCTGCACACGGCCCTGAGCGGCCTGGGCTGCTATCCGCAGCCCTACCATCTGGACAGCAACCGCGCCGGCTTCACCACTGAAGGCATCTGGTCGCCCCGCGATTACATCAACTACAAGCCCACCACCTACAGCCCGCCGCTCAGCGAAGACCTGTTCCTGGCCCTGGCCAGGCGCCACAAACAGCGCAGCTACCGCGATGCCGACTTCATCGTCACCAGCAACAGCGACGTGACCAAGGCGAAGTGGCGTGGCTACCTCGATGCCTCGATCAACCTGCTGGCCCCGCTGGCGCTGGTGGTGCCCGAGTTGGCGCCGTTGTTTGCCGCCGCTGGCGCCGCACAGTTCGGGCTGGGCCTGGATCAGGCCATCAACGCAAAGCATGCCCAGGCCAAGGCCGAGGGCGTCAGCAACGCGGTGTTCGGGCTGCTCAACGCCGTACCGCTGATTCACGCCGGGGTAACCCGGGCGCCCGCGCTGTTTGGCTTCAAGTACGACGGTTTCGTCGTGCCGAGCCGCATCAACGAGCAACTCGGTTACCCTTTGAGCCCACTGTACCCGCCAAAGCTGCCACTGGCAGCCGCCGCAGAGGTGGAGGATTATTTTCACCTGCCAGGAACTGTTGCACCCTTGCCCGGCGCCGATCCGCTGGTCGCCGGTGCGGTCCTCAGAACGCCCCGGTACAACGGCATGCCCGACACATTGAGCGCGTCGATCGACGACTATTTCGTGGATGTGGTGTACGACGTGGCAGCGGATGCGTTCATACTCGAAAGCGACCTCAATGAGGTCGACCCTACGTATTTCCAGGCGGCCCCCGGCTCGCGCGATCTGGTGCCGGTCACCGTGGGCCGTCGCACGGTCAGCAACGAGATGCGCGCGAACACCCTGCGGGCGCTGGGTATCGACCTGCAGTTGCCCGTGCAGTTGCCCTTGCCTGCGGCCGACACGTTGCGCCCCATCCCCAGGCAGATCCTCAACATCTGGGTTGGCAACCGGGTGATCGAAGATACCCTGCTGGCCAACCTCGCGCGCAACGCCGAACTCATCCGCGGCAGCGGCTACACGCTGCGCCTATACCTCTCCACCCGTACGCCAACCGCCTACCAGGAAAACCTGCGCCTGCTGGCCGACCGTGTCCCCGACGTCCGCGTGCTGCCGCTGGAGGACCAGCCGTTCTATGCCCGTTTCAGGGCCAGCGACAACTACCTGCAGTACGCAGCCGCGATCGATGGCAATGGCGGGGTGGCCAGCAACTACGCATCGGCGTCGGACATTTTGCGCTACGCGTTGCTGGAAGCCGAAGGTGGCCTGTACCTGGACGTCGACGATAGCCTGCTGGCCGCTGGCGAGCGCCCCGCCACTCCTGAAGGAACAGCGCAGGCCGAGCCCGGTGAGGCATTGGTCGACGTTGAGCTGAGCACCAGCCATGACGGCCTGCTGCTGTACCCACCCATGGCCAACGAAACCATGGGCATGCGCTGCCTGTACAACAACAGCATGATCGGCAGTCACCCAGGCAATCCCACCCTGCGCGCCATCCTTGAAGAAATGCACGCCCGCTACCTTGACGAACCCAGCTTCTATGACAGCAAGCCCTTGGCCGAAACCGATCGGGCAGGCTTCTACCGCTACGCCACCACGCTCAGCCGCCTCACCGGGCCGCAACTGCTCAGCGATGTAATCGATCAGCGTCTGCCCGTGCTAAGGGTCATGCGCCAGGTGACCAACCTGTATGCCATCCGGCGGATCAACGCCTATCCGGTCGTCGACCTGCCGGCGGTGCAGGCAGCGCAACGGCAATTACTGCCGTTGAACCGGGTTGCCCGCGTGGGCGCATACGGCTCGTGGGCCAGGCCCTGA
- a CDS encoding ParA family protein, translating to MRVWAVANQKGGVGKTTTTIALAGLLAEAGKRVVVVDLDPHGSMTSYFGHNPDALEHSCYDLFLHKGVVPDGLPGQLLLPTSDERISLLPSSTALAVLERQSPGQNGLGLVIAKSLAQLWQDFDYAVIDSPPLLGVLMVNALAASQQLVIPVQTEFLAVKGLERMVGTLAMINRSRKQALPYQIVPTLFDRRTQASLGTLKLLRDTYGQQVWQGYIPVDTRLRDASRKGVTPSQFDSKSRGLIAYRALLKHLLTYKTAGQVA from the coding sequence ATGAGAGTCTGGGCAGTAGCCAATCAAAAAGGTGGCGTCGGCAAGACCACCACAACCATCGCCCTGGCGGGCCTGCTGGCTGAGGCAGGCAAGCGCGTGGTCGTCGTCGACCTCGATCCGCACGGTTCGATGACCAGCTATTTCGGGCACAACCCCGATGCCCTGGAGCACAGCTGCTACGACCTGTTCCTGCACAAGGGCGTAGTGCCCGACGGCCTGCCCGGGCAGTTGCTGCTACCGACCAGCGACGAACGCATTTCGCTGTTGCCGTCGAGCACCGCACTGGCCGTGCTGGAGCGCCAGTCGCCGGGGCAGAATGGCCTGGGCCTGGTGATCGCCAAGAGTCTGGCGCAGCTGTGGCAGGATTTCGACTATGCCGTGATCGACAGCCCACCCTTGCTGGGCGTGTTGATGGTCAATGCCCTGGCCGCCAGCCAGCAGCTGGTGATCCCGGTGCAGACCGAGTTTTTGGCGGTAAAGGGCCTGGAACGCATGGTGGGCACCCTTGCCATGATCAACCGCTCGCGCAAGCAGGCGCTGCCGTACCAGATCGTGCCAACGCTGTTCGACCGCCGTACCCAGGCCTCCCTGGGCACACTCAAGCTGCTGCGTGATACCTACGGCCAACAGGTGTGGCAGGGCTATATTCCGGTGGATACGCGCCTGCGCGATGCCAGCCGCAAGGGCGTCACGCCTTCGCAGTTCGACAGCAAGAGCCGCGGGTTGATTGCTTACCGGGCGCTGCTCAAGCACCTGCTGACCTACAAGACTGCAGGGCAGGTGGCCTGA
- a CDS encoding DUF2802 domain-containing protein translates to MILQVAVIFLALVWALSLWFFLNYSKRQRELAAQQAEGDALRDQRIKDLAKRLDDYQNGTVHMGEALHELSLVVAPLPDKIQQLEQRDPNNVTFSQAAKLVGMGASVAELTESCGLTQAEAELMSKLHRSG, encoded by the coding sequence TTGATCCTACAGGTTGCTGTCATCTTCCTGGCGCTGGTCTGGGCGCTGAGCCTGTGGTTTTTCCTCAACTACAGCAAGCGCCAGCGCGAGCTGGCTGCGCAGCAGGCCGAGGGCGATGCGCTGCGTGACCAGCGCATCAAGGACCTGGCCAAGCGCCTGGACGACTACCAGAACGGTACCGTGCACATGGGTGAGGCGCTGCACGAGCTGAGCCTGGTGGTTGCCCCGTTGCCTGACAAGATCCAGCAGCTGGAGCAGCGCGACCCCAACAACGTCACCTTTTCACAGGCGGCCAAGCTGGTCGGCATGGGCGCCAGCGTGGCCGAGCTGACCGAAAGCTGTGGCCTGACCCAGGCCGAGGCGGAGCTGATGAGCAAGCTGCACCGCAGCGGGTAA